The following are encoded together in the Zingiber officinale cultivar Zhangliang chromosome 8A, Zo_v1.1, whole genome shotgun sequence genome:
- the LOC122008050 gene encoding probable protein S-acyltransferase 6 — protein MQGKMPENSLPHHTTDSNQKIIETDGASKRLYQVWKGSNKFCFGGRLIFGPDVRSLTLTVPLIVVPVIFFVLFVSDKLVNEFQHHLGNFIVDFAVVFTAYDILMLFLTSGRDPGIVPRNAQPPELTDVESNSTISAEWSGAYGGSVLPLTKDVFVNGIVVKVKYCNTCMLYRPPRCSHCSICNNCVERFDHHCPWVGQCIGRRNYRFFFMFVTSTTLLCLYVFSFCWVNLTKIMEAYHCNLWEAVLQSPVSGILIIYTFIGAWFVGGLSTFHLYLVCTNQTTYENFRYRYDGKKNPYNHGCIHNVKEILFSGIPKSMNNFRAITKEDSSWFSSSHSMGRAMNSRMMKPGFDLEIAVKRHNAAAEELEGMEDQFQFGAIERFGSKTPHSAFSADKGSWETPKHVKEFEMDQDWQEKQDMESLSVEFKMTHGYDDRVMNHEFA, from the exons ATGCAAGGTAAAATGCCCGAAAACTCTCTTCCTCATCATACTACTGATTCGAATCAGAAGATCATTGAGACAGATGGTGCGTCAAAGCGGTTGTATCAAGTGTGGAAAGGAAGCAAT AAATTCTGTTTCGGAGGGAGACTTATATTTGGTCCAGATGTGAGATCCTTAACGCTCACAGTACCTCTCATTGTTGTCCCAGTTATCTTCTTTGTGTTATTTGTTTCAGACAAGTTGGTGAATGAGTTTCAGCATCACTTGGGAAATTTTATTGTTGATTTCGCTGTTGTCTTTACTGCTTAT GATATTCTTATGCTATTTCTCACTTCGGGCAGAGATCCAGGGATTGTTCCTCGCAATGCACAGCCTCCTGAACTAACAGATGTTGAAAGCAACTCCACTATCTCTGCAGAGTGGTCAGGAGCTTATGGCGGCTCAGTTTTGCCATTGACCAAGGATGTATTTGTTAATGGCATTGTTGTGAAAGTCAAATATTGCAATACATGCATGCTTTATCGTCCGCCTCGTTGCTCCCATTGCTCAATTTGCAACAACTGTGTTGAACGATTTGATCATCATTGCCCCTGGGTTGGCCAGTGTATCGGAAGA AGGAACTATCGTTTCTTTTTTATGTTCGTCACGTCCACGACATTACTATGTCTATACGTCTTTTCCTTCTGCTGGGTTAACCTCACAAAGATCATGGAAGCATATCACTGCAATCTCTGGGAAGCTGTTCTGCAATCACCTGTTTCTGGAATTCTCATCATTTATACATTCATAGGAGCTTGGTTTGTTGGAGGCTTGTCCACTTTTCACCTTTACTTAGTTTGCACCAATCAG ACAACATATGAGAACTTCAGATATCGTTACGACGGCAAAAAGAATCCATATAACCATGGATGCATTCATAACGTCAAGGAGATCCTCTTCTCAGGAATCCCTAAATCCATGAATAATTTCAGAGCAATCACTAAAGAGGATTCATCATGGTTCTCTTCATCACATTCTATGGGGAGAGCTATGAATTCACGTATGATGAAGCCAGGCTTTGACCTGGAGATAGCTGTCAAACGGCACAATGCTGCTGCAGAAGAGCTTGAAGGCATGGAGGATCAGTTTCAGTTCGGAGCAATAGAAAGATTCGGCTCCAAGACACCACATTCAGCATTTTCTGCAGACAAAGGCAGTTGGGAAACACCAAAACATGTTAAAGAATTCGAAATGGACCAAGACTGGCAGGAGAAACAAGACATGGAGAGCTTATCTGTTGAGTTTAAAATGACACATGGATATGATGATAGAGTAATGAACCATGAATTTGCTTAA
- the LOC122008051 gene encoding histone H2A.Z-specific chaperone CHZ1-like — translation MTMAETSEEAESQTLEGSIPSPLLPSKRKPDAEFPEEGEGEPEKKLKHQKPEIASGPVPQPQDAANSEDGQNEETMADPNGAVKRKGALTAVDKGKGILVEEEEEEDDDSDGRDESSGGDSDDAVGGEEDDDSDFVDDPLAEIDLDNILPSRTRRREPPPPGSYFDPDQGGDDSDDSE, via the coding sequence ATGACCATGGCCGAGACCAGTGAAGAGGCCGAATCCCAAACCCTAGAAGGATCCATCCCCAGTCCTCTGCTTCCCTCGAAGCGCAAGCCTGATGCCGAATTCCCTGAGGAAGGAGAGGGGGAGCCGGAGAAGAAGCTGAAGCATCAGAAGCCGGAGATCGCATCTGGCCCTGTTCCGCAACCCCAAGATGCAGCCAACAGTGAAGACGGACAGAATGAGGAAACGATGGCTGACCCTAATGGGGCCGTCAAGAGGAAGGGTGCGCTAACGGCGGTGGACAAAGGGAAAGGAATACTggtggaggaagaggaggaagaggacgaCGACAGCGATGGCAGAGATGAAAGCAGCGGCGGAGATAGTGACGACGCGGTTGGAGGGGAGGAGGATGATGACAGCGATTTCGTGGATGATCCACTGGCAGAGATCGATCTTGATAACATCCTTCCTTCGAGGACGCGTCGGCGGGAACCTCCTCCTCCAGGGTCTTATTTCGACCCCGATCAGGGTGGAGATGATAGTGATGACAGCGAATGA